A DNA window from Camelina sativa cultivar DH55 chromosome 17, Cs, whole genome shotgun sequence contains the following coding sequences:
- the LOC104758917 gene encoding leucine-rich repeat extensin-like protein 3 has product MAAPVDFFPFYPPPSHQHPFPSPFPAPPHYLPPPSHIVPPPPPSSRPHHPPPPPSHFAPPPPPLPHFPPPPYPRPHQPPPPPHVLPPPPPPPPPGHHHVIIVVVISLGSLFFLAFLAAALFCYLKKRRMSSTKTEIIKFDEHLKVQEAIVPGPHGEQTRVVMLEEDIHLEEDIHKTEKLSRATHLSSSTGGHAIDISNPNHHFIEYKA; this is encoded by the coding sequence ATGGCTGCGCCGGTTGACTTCTTCCCTTTTTACCCACCACCGTCCCATCAACATCCTTTCCCTTCTCCATTTCCAGCCCCACCACATTATCTGCCCCCTCCTTCCCACATTGTCCCTCCACCGCCACCATCTTCTCGTCCCCATCACCCACCGCCACCTCCTTCCCACTTtgctcctcctccaccacctctTCCCCATTTCCCCCCGCCACCATATCCTCGTCCCCATCAGCCACCGCCTCCACCTCACgttcttccaccaccaccaccgccaccaccgCCGGGTCATCATCATGTtatcattgttgttgttatctctCTAGGcagtttgttttttcttgcatTCCTCGCTGCTGCTCTCTTCTGCTAtctcaagaaaagaagaatgtcTTCTACAAAGACTGAGATTATCAAGTTTGATGAACACCTTAAAGTCCAAGAAGCCATAGTGCCAGGACCCCATGGCGAACAAACTAGAGTGGTAATGCTCGAAGAAGACATTCATTTGGAAGAGGATATTCACAAGACTGAAAAGCTTAGCCGAGCTACTCACCTCAGTTCAAGTACTGGAGGTCATGCCATTGATATATCAAACCCCAATCATCACTTTATTGAATACAAGGCCTAA
- the LOC104758920 gene encoding cytochrome c oxidase subunit 5C-2-like, whose product MVGHKVVHATLKGPSVVKELVIGLTLGLAAGGLWKMHHWNKQRKTRSFYDLLERGEISVVAAEE is encoded by the coding sequence ATGGTAGGACACAAGGTTGTGCATGCCACACTGAAAGGCCCGAGTGTTGTCAAGGAATTAGTTATTGGTTTGACACTTGGTTTAGCTGCTGGTGGTCTCTGGAAGATGCACCATTGGAATAAGCAGAGGAAAACCAGATCTTTCTATGATTTGCTTGAGAGAGGTGAGATCAGTGTTGTCGCTGCTGAAGAGTGA
- the LOC109124616 gene encoding probable LRR receptor-like serine/threonine-protein kinase At1g56140 — protein sequence MPKLRHSLNLSLLVWFVFLSGLFHVVRPQNRTRATTDPDEARALNNIFRTWKITATKDWNISGELCSGAAIDDSVSIDNLAFNPLIKCDCTFVDSTICRIVALRANGMDVAGRIPDDLWTLVFISNLNLHQNFLSGPLSPGIGNLTQMQWMTFGANALTGPVPKEIGLLTDLRSLAIDMNNFSGSLPPEIGNCTRLVKIYIGSSGLSGEIPSSFANLVNLEEAWINDIQLTGQIPDFIGNWTKLSTLRILGTSLTGPIPSTFANLISLTELRLGEISNSNSSLQFIREMKSISVLVLRNNNLTGTIPSDIGDYSWLRQLDLSFNKLTGQIPASLFNSRQLTHLFLGNNKLNGSLPAQKSPSLSNIDVSYNDLAGELPSWVRLSNLQLNLIANHFTLGGSKRRALPGLDCLQKNFRCNRGKGVYFNFFINCGGQEIRSSGGALYEKDEGALGPSTFFVSKTQRWAVSNVGLFTGSNSNQYIDHSATRFPNTSDSELFQSARLSASSLRYYGLGLENGGYSVTVQFAEIQIQGSNTWKSLGRRLFDIYVQGKLVEKDFDIHKTANGSSIRVNQRVYKANVSENYLEIHLFWAGKGTCCIPAQGTYGPLVSAISATPDFIPTVKNKLPSKSKKTIGIIVGAIVGAGMLSILVIAIILFIRRKRKRAADEEVLNSLHIRPYTFSYSELRTATQDFDPSNKLGEGGFGPVFKGKLNDGREIAVKQLSVASRQGKGQFVAEIATISAVQHRNLVKLYGCCIEGNQRMLVYEYLANNSLDQALFEDKNLQLGWSQRFEICLGVAKGLAYMHEESNPRIVHRDVKASNILLDSDLVPKLSDFGLAKLYDDKKTHISTRVAGTIGYLSPEYVMLGHLTEKTDVFAFGIVALEVVSGRPNSSPELDDDKQYLLEWAWSLHQEQRDLEVVDPELTSFDEEEVKRVIGVAFLCTQTDHAIRPTMSRVVGMLTGDVEVTEANAKPGYVSERTFENAMSFMSGSTSASWILPETPKNPSKSQVEGGRQQET from the exons ATGCCGAAATTAAGACACTCCCTAAATCTCTCCCTCCTagtttggtttgtgttcttgTCTGGTCTTTTTCATGTGGTTCGACCACAGAACCGAACCAGAGCCACTACTGATCCCGACGAAG CTCGGGCGTTGAACAACATATTCCGGACGTGGAAGATAACGGCGACGAAGGATTGGAACATAAGCGGCGAACTATGCAGCGGAGCCGCCATAGACGACAGTGTCAGCATCGACAATTTAGCTTTCAATCCTCTCATCAAATGCGACTGCACTTTTGTCGATTCCACTATCTGCCGCATCGTTGCTCT GAGAGCTAATGGTATGGATGTTGCCGGACGAATTCCTGATGACCTCTGGACTCTTGTTTTCATCTCTAAtct GAACCTACATCAGAATTTCTTGAGTGGTCCTCTGTCTCCTGGCATTGGAAATCTGACTCAAATGCAGTGGAT GACTTTTGGGGCCAATGCATTGACCGGACCAGTTCCCAAAGAAATTGGGCTCCTTACTGATTTAAGATCACT AGCGATTGATATGAATAATTTCTCCGGCTCTCTACCACCTGAGATTGGCAATTGCACGAGGCTAGTGAAAAT ATACATTGGAAGTTCAGGACTTAGTGGTGAAATTCCTTCATCATTTGCTAACTTGGTGAACTTGGAAGAAGC ttgGATTAACGATATCCAACTTACAGGTCAGATACCAGACTTTATAGGAAACTGGACCAAACTTTCTACACT GAGAATTCTGGGGACTAGTTTGACTGGTCCAATTCCATCTACATTTGCGAACTTAATTTCCTTGACAGAATT GAGACTAGGTGAAATAAGTAATAGCAATTCTTCTCTTCAGTTCATCCGAGAAATGAAATCTATAAGTGTCCT AGTATTGAGGAACAATAATCTCACAGGCACAATACCATCCGATATTGGAGATTACTCGTGGCTACGACAACT TGATTTAAGTTTCAACAAGCTAACTGGGCAAATTCCAGCTTCGCTTTTCAACTCAAGACAGCTTACTCACtt GTTTCTTGGAAATAACAAGCTGAATGGTTCCTTACCGGCTCAGAAGAGTCCCTCTCTTAGCAATAT AGATGTGTCATACAATGATTTAGCAGGGGAACTTCCTTCTTGGGTTCGCCTATCAAACTTGCAACT TAACCTGATTGCCAACCACTTCACCTTGGGAGGTTCTAAGAGAAG GGCTCTCCCCGGACTGGACTGCCTCCAGAAGAATTTCCGCTGCAATCGAGGAAAAGGAGTAT ATTTCAACTTTTTCATCAATTGTGGAGGCCAGGAGATCAGGTCTAGTGGTGGAGCTTTGTATGAAAAGGACGAGGGGGCACTTGGACCATCTACATTTTTTGTAA GTAAAACGCAGAGATGGGCAGTCAGCAATGTAGGACTATTTACTGGGAGTAACAGTAATCAATACATAGATCATTCAGCTACACGATTTCCGAACACTTCAGACTCGGAGCTTTTCCAATCAGCGAGACTCTCTGCATCTTCTTTAAGGTATTATGGTCTGGGGCTAGAAAATGGAGGCTATAGTGTAACAGTTCAGTTTGCTGAGATACAAATACAAGGTTCTAATACCTGGAAAAGTCTTGGAAGGCGACTTTTCGACATATATGTCCAG GGAAAACTTGTTGAAAAGGATTTTGACATACACAAAACAGCTAATGGTTCTAGTATCCGAGTAAATCAAAGAGTCTATAAAGCAAATGTATCTGAAAATTACCTTGAAATTCATCTTTTTTGGGCTGGAAAAGGGACATGCTGTATTCCTGCTCAAGGCACTTATGGGCCATTAGTCTCAGCTATCAGTGCCACTCCAG ATTTCATACCTACTGTAAAAAATAAGTTGCCCTCGAAATCCAAGAAAACAATTGGTATCATTGTAGGGGCCATTGTAGGAGCAGGAATGTTAAGTATCTTGGTGATTGCTATCATCTTATTCATCcgtaggaaaagaaaaagggcGGCTGATGAAGAAG TGCTAAACAGTCTGCACATAAGGCCCTACACCTTTAGTTACTCAGAACTCAGAACTGCAACTCAGGATTTTGATCCTTCCAACAAGCTTGGGGAGGGAGGATTTGGACCTGTTTTTAAG GGAAAACTGAATGACGGAAGAGAGATAGCCGTGAAGCAATTGTCAGTTGCATCCAGGCAAGGAAAGGGTCAATTTGTTGCGGAGATTGCCACTATATCAGCTGTTCAGCATCGCAACCTTGTAAAATTGTATGGATGCTGCATTGAAGGAAATCAGCGCATGCTTGTATATGAATACCTCGCAAACAACAGTCTAGATCAAGCTCTGTTTG AGGACAAGAATTTGCAGCTTGGCTGGTCACAGCGTTTTGAGATATGCTTGGGAGTAGCAAAAGGTTTAGCATATATGCATGAGGAGTCAAATCCCCGTATAGTGCATAGGGATGTGAAGGCAAGCAATATTCTTCTGGACTCGGATCTGGTTCCGAAACTCTCTGATTTTGGATTGGCCAAACTATATGATGATAAGAAGACGCACATAAGTACCCGAGTTGCAGGGACAAT CGGATATCTATCACCAGAGTACGTGATGCTTGGACATCTAACGGAGAAGACGGATGTGTTTGCCTTTGGTATAGTGGCTCTGGAAGTTGTCAGCGGAAGGCCTAACTCCTCTCCAGAATTGGATGATGACAAACAATACCTTCTCGAATGG GCATGGAGCCTACACCAAGAGCAGCGTGACTTGGAAGTAGTGGATCCGGAACTAACATCATTTGACGAGGAAGAAGTGAAACGTGTAATAGGAGTTGCATTCTTATGCACACAAACAGACCATGCAATACGGCCAACAATGTCCCGAGTGGTGGGTATGTTGACCGGCGATGTGGAGGTAACGGAAGCCAATGCGAAGCCAGGGTACGTCTCTGAGAGAACATTCGAGAATGCGATGAGCTTCATGAGTGGTTCAACGAGCGCGAGCTGGATATTGCCTGAAACTCCAAAGAATCCTTCCAAGTCTCAAGTCGAAGGTGGAcgacaacaagaaacataa
- the LOC104758919 gene encoding shikimate O-hydroxycinnamoyltransferase-like, giving the protein MKINIRDSTMVRPAAETPITNLWNSNVDLIIPRFHTPSVYFYRPTGASNFFDPQVLKEALSKALVPFYPMAGRLKRDDDGRIELDCNGAGVLFVVADTPSVIDDFGDFAPTLTLRQLIPDVDYSAGVHTFPLLVLQVTFFKCGGASLGVGMQHHVADGFSGLHFINTWSDMARGLDLTIPPFIDRTLLRARDPPQPAFHHVEYQPAPSMRIPSKPGPPDSTTVSIFKLSRDQLVALKAKSKQDGNTVSYSSYEMLAGHVWRSVGKARGLPDDQETKLYVAIDGRSRLRPQLPPGYFGNVIFTATPLTVAGELLSKPTWYAAGLIHDVIARMDDNYLRSALDYLEMQPDLSALVRGAHTYKCPNLGITSWARLPIYDADFGWGRPIFMGPGGIPYEGLSFVLPSPTNDGSLSVAIALQSEHMKLFEKFLFEI; this is encoded by the exons ATGAAAATTAACATCCGAGATTCCACCATGGTCCGGCCTGCCGCCGAGACCCCAATCACTAATCTTTGGAACTCCAACGTTGACCTCATCATCCCTAGATTCCACACCCCTAGTGTCTATTTCTACAGACCCACCGGCGCCTCCAACTTCTTTGACCCTCAGGTCCTCAAGGAAGCTCTTTCCAAGGCCCTCGTCCCCTTCTACCCCATGGCTGGTCGCTTGAAGAGAGACGATGATGGTCGTATCGAGCTCGACTGCAACGGCGCCGGTGTTCTCTTCGTCGTCGCTGATACTCCTTCTGTCATCGACGATTTTGGGGACTTCGCTCCCACCCTCACTCTCCGTCAGCTTATCCCCGATGTTGATTACTCCGCCGGCGTCCACACTTTCCCGCTCCTCGTCTTGCAG GTGACCTTCTTTAAATGTGGGGGAGCTTCCCTTGGTGTTGGCATGCAACACCACGTGGCTGATGGTTTCTCTGGTCTCCATTTTATCAATACGTGGTCTGATATGGCCCGTGGTCTTGACCTTACCATTCCACCCTTCATTGATCGAACCCTCCTCCGCGCTAGGGACCCGCCTCAGCCTGCTTTTCATCATGTCGAGTATCAGCCTGCTCCCAGTATGAGGATCCCGTCCAAACCAGGGCCCCCTGACAGTACCACCGTCTCTATTTTCAAATTATCCCGCGATCAGCTTGTTGCTCTCAAGGCTAAATCCAAGCAGGATGGGAACACTGTAAGCTACAGCTCCTACGAGATGTTGGCTGGCCACGTGTGGAGATCAGTGGGCAAGGCTCGCGGACTTCCAGATGACCAAGAGACCAAGCTGTACGTTGCGATTGATGGAAGGTCCAGACTTCGCCCGCAGCTTCCCCCTGGTTACTTTGGCAATGTGATTTTCACTGCCACACCATTGACAGTTGCAGGGGAGCTTCTATCAAAGCCAACATGGTACGCAGCAGGCCTGATTCATGATGTTATAGCTCGCATGGACGATAACTATCTGAGGTCTGCTCTTGACTACCTGGAGATGCAGCCTGAT CTGTCAGCACTGGTCCGCGGTGCACATACCTACAAATGCCCAAATTTGGGAATCACAAGCTGGGCCAGATTACCCATCTATGATGCAGACTTTGGTTGGGGTCGTCCCATATTTATGGGACCTGGTGGAATTCCATACGAGGGTCTGTCTTTTGTGCTTCCAAGTCCTACAAATGATGGCAGCTTATCCGTGGCCATTGCCCTCCAATCTGAACACATGAAACTATTTGAGAAGTTTTTGTTCGAGATATGA
- the LOC104760055 gene encoding uncharacterized protein LOC104760055, with protein MCTLDNVLLASELVQGYNNNGTSKRGMLKIDLRKAFDSIEWSFILDILVTTRFPARYIHWISQCIKTTRFSIAVNGELCGYFKGKKGLRQGDPLSSYLFVIGMDVFSRLLDLRFQTGQIGYHPRAANPDVTHLIFVDDIMLFFDGETASVQAIVTLLEYFTSISGLVMNKTKTELYLSGSSEADQRMLCANFGFTRGSLPVKYLGLPLLPNPLSRSDCEPLVSNIRTRLHSWQNKHLLYAGRLQLLASVIQNIIAYWCAAFILPAKCIKDIEKLCRRFLWSGSADIPKQAKVSWRKVCSPKEEGGLGLQDLREWNKIFGLKLIWDLFFASGSLWVAWCRKRKLGRKCFWRLSTSSDGKSCSFWYDKWTPFGDLITFLGADEHKRIGLPLDSTVAQAHSRIGWIIRGARTHNMELLLTHLSETTLFENVKDIYLWAKPNVDPQDRFGFSDTWNMCRLSAPQVHWHKQVWFTCSIPKQSFIMWFCCLDRMPTLSRLRNWGIVEDDTCHLCEIYFETKDHLFLRCPYSFDLWRWCLGRLQMPFIGFNTWERFLLWLKTPSTEEKMNPLKLIAAQAVIYSIWHERNARKFTGIRTPVEGLFAQLDRRIRNTCSARHCNPKFQDMVLLWFRTSTLASPPT; from the exons ATGTGCACATTGGACAATGTCCTCTTAGCATCAGAACTTGTCCAAGGCTACAACAATAATGGAACATCTAAGCGTGGAATGCTGAAGATAGACCTAAGAAAAGCTTTCGACTCGATCGAGTGGAGCTTTATTCTGGACATCCTCGTTACAACTCGCTTTCCTGCCAGGTATATCCATTGGATCAGTCAATGCATTAAAACAACACGGTTCTCTATTGCGGTCAATGGGGAATTATGTGGATACTTCAAAGGCAAGAAGGGTCTTAGGCAGGGGGATCCCCTTTCGTCTTACCTCTTTGTCATTGGTATGGATGTCTTCTCTAGACTACTTGACTTGCGTTTCCAAACCGGTCAGATAGGATATCATCCAAGAGCAGCAAATCCAGACGTTACACACCTGATCTTTGTTGATGACATTATGCTCTTCTTCGATGGTGAAACCGCTTCTGTACAGGCAATTGTAACCCTTTTGGAGTATTTCACTAGCATTTCTGGCCTGGTAATGAACAAAACCAAGACGGAGCTCTATCTTTCGGGATCCTCTGAAGCTGATCAAAGAATGCTATGTGCAAATTTTGGTTTCACTCGTGGATCTCTTCCGGTTAAATACTTGGGCCTACCTCTACTCCCAAACCCACTCTCGAGATCAGATTGTGAGCCCCTGGTGAGTAATATCCGGACAAGGTTGCACTCTTGGCAGAATAAGCATCTCTTATATGCCGGAAGACTACAACTCCTCGCCTCGgtcatacaaaatataatagCCTATTGGTGTGCAGCTTTTATATTACCAGCAAAATGTATAAAGGATATTGAAAAGCTTTGCAGAAGATTCCTTTGGTCAGGTTCCGCTGATATCCCAAAGCAAGCTAAGGTCAGTTGGAGAAAAGTCTGCTCTCCTAAAGAAGAAGGAGGTCTTGGCCTTCAAGACTTGAGAGAATGGAATAAAATCTTTGGCCTCAAGCTCATCTGGGACTTGTTCTTTGCCTCTGGTTCTCTGTGGGTGGCTTGGTGCAGGAAACGTAAGCTGGGAAGGAAATGTTTCTGGCGCCTTTCCACTTCAA GTGATGGTAAGTCCTGCTCCTTCTGGTATGATAAATGGACCCCGTTTGGGGATCTGATCACCTTCCTTGGAGCTGATGAACATAAAAGAATTGGTCTCCCATTGGACTCCACTGTGGCACAAGCTCACTCTAGGATTGGATGGATAATAAGAGGTGCTCGTACTCACAACATGGAGCTCCTCCTCACCCATCTCAGTGAAACAACTCTCTTCGAGAATGTCAAGGACATCTACTTGTGGGCTAAACCAAATGTGGATCCCCAGGACCGTTTTGGCTTCTCTGATACTTGGAACATGTGTAGACTGTCGGCTCCACAAGTGCATTGGCATAAACAGGTCTGGTTCACATGCTCTATCCCCAAACAATCATTCATCATGTGGTTTTGCTGTCTAGATCGTATGCCTACTCTATCTAGACTGAGAAACTGGGGAATAGTAGAAGATGATACATGTCATCTTTGTGAAATTTACTTTGAGACCAAGGACCACCTTTTCCTGAGATGTCCATACAGTTTCGACTTGTGGAGATGGTGCCTTGGTAGACTACAGATGCCTTTCATAGGATTCAACACTTGGGAGCGCTTCCTTCTTTGGCTCAAAACTCCTTCTACTGAAGAGAAGATGAACCCCTTAAAGCTTATTGCAGCTCAAGCGGTGATCTACTCAATCTGGCATGAGAGAAACGCTCGCAAATTTACTGGCATCCGCACCCCAGTTGAAGGACTTTTCGCTCAACTTGATCGTCGCATCCGAAACACCTGTTCTGCAAGACATTGTAATCCAAAGTTTCAAGACATGGTTCTGCTGTGGTTTCGGACCTCCACCCTCGCCTCACCACCTACCTAA